The proteins below are encoded in one region of Bifidobacterium catenulatum DSM 16992 = JCM 1194 = LMG 11043:
- a CDS encoding carbohydrate ABC transporter permease — translation MSSTSKDAVTLRAKRSKKPSDGKVRRNVEIFVLSAPAILLFVCFVILPIVLGAYYGFYQWKGYGLPSKTGKFVGLQNYITALKDPAFQAAILHTFEVVIGSLVIQAPLAILFALLLNQKFKGRGLIRTLIFVPYVVSEVIVGTGWSLLLQKKGAINEILANFGINGPDWLADPKIAIWTLLLLISWKYVGFAVILMLAGMQSIPDELYEAAKVDGASFWQMQKSITLPLLAPTLRIWVFLSMIGSLQLFDLVYIVWGKYVSTTAGVSTMATYMVREGRGAGNYGYGSAVALIIFVISLIIALVYQKFVLNRDLDGAVTEQKEAEKRARKRAKEVQHREVAALASEVK, via the coding sequence ATGTCAAGTACAAGCAAAGACGCGGTGACGCTGCGCGCTAAGCGGTCCAAGAAACCGTCCGATGGCAAAGTGCGTCGTAATGTTGAGATTTTCGTACTGTCCGCACCTGCGATTCTTCTGTTCGTCTGCTTTGTGATTCTGCCTATCGTCTTGGGTGCTTATTACGGCTTTTATCAGTGGAAGGGCTACGGACTTCCCTCCAAGACAGGTAAATTCGTTGGTCTCCAGAACTACATCACAGCGCTTAAGGATCCCGCGTTCCAGGCGGCGATTCTGCATACCTTCGAGGTCGTGATCGGCTCGTTGGTTATCCAGGCTCCGCTCGCCATCCTGTTCGCATTGCTGCTGAACCAGAAGTTCAAGGGGCGTGGTCTCATCCGCACCCTCATCTTCGTGCCGTATGTCGTTTCCGAGGTCATCGTCGGCACAGGATGGAGCCTGTTGCTACAGAAGAAGGGCGCCATCAATGAGATTCTGGCCAACTTCGGCATCAATGGTCCTGATTGGCTGGCCGACCCGAAAATCGCTATTTGGACGCTGCTGTTGCTGATCAGCTGGAAATACGTCGGTTTCGCCGTAATTCTGATGCTCGCCGGCATGCAATCCATTCCTGATGAACTGTATGAAGCAGCCAAAGTGGATGGGGCGAGTTTCTGGCAGATGCAGAAAAGCATCACGTTGCCGTTGCTTGCTCCGACGTTGCGGATCTGGGTGTTCCTTTCTATGATTGGCTCTCTGCAGCTTTTCGATCTGGTCTATATCGTGTGGGGCAAGTATGTGTCGACCACCGCTGGTGTGTCCACCATGGCCACCTACATGGTGCGTGAAGGTCGTGGAGCCGGCAACTATGGCTATGGTTCCGCCGTTGCTCTGATCATCTTCGTGATCTCTTTGATCATCGCACTCGTCTATCAGAAGTTCGTGCTGAACCGTGACTTGGACGGTGCTGTTACTGAACAGAAAGAAGCCGAGAAGCGTGCCAGGAAGCGCGCAAAAGAAGTGCAGCATCGTGAGGTTGCTGCCCTGGCAAGTGAGGTGAAGTGA
- a CDS encoding carbohydrate ABC transporter permease — translation MTAATIAGHSNKSEYSKKNGYRKSSKTPWGNPIVYFFSLVLVAICITPVLYIIFGGFRTNSQITNHPSGMPNPWVPDNYKTVVESDIFWTELKNSTIVGIATMVGVVVLSIMVSFVIARYKFRYAPLMYALFSAGLMFPMTVGITPLYLLIRNLGLANSLWGLILPQIAFGLPQTIIILVPFLQSIPNELEEACLLDGCSRLGFFWRMVIPLSMPGVATTGILTFVGSWNAYMLPLFVLSDASKYTLPLGVQMFSSEHSVDTAQVLAFTSLAMIPALICFTIFQKKIVGGLTGAVKG, via the coding sequence ATGACTGCCGCAACAATCGCAGGACATTCCAACAAAAGCGAGTACAGCAAGAAGAATGGTTACCGTAAGTCATCCAAGACGCCATGGGGCAACCCAATCGTCTACTTCTTCTCCCTGGTGCTTGTGGCCATCTGCATCACTCCGGTGTTGTACATTATCTTCGGCGGCTTCCGTACCAATTCGCAGATCACCAACCATCCGTCCGGGATGCCGAACCCATGGGTTCCCGACAACTACAAGACGGTCGTCGAAAGTGATATTTTCTGGACGGAACTGAAGAATTCTACCATCGTGGGTATCGCCACCATGGTAGGCGTCGTGGTGCTTAGCATCATGGTGAGCTTTGTCATCGCCCGATACAAATTCCGCTATGCGCCGCTTATGTACGCGTTGTTCTCTGCTGGTCTCATGTTCCCGATGACCGTTGGCATTACACCTTTGTATCTGCTGATTCGCAATCTGGGTCTGGCCAACTCCCTGTGGGGTCTGATCCTTCCGCAAATTGCCTTCGGACTTCCTCAGACCATCATCATCTTGGTGCCGTTCCTACAGTCGATTCCTAATGAGCTTGAGGAGGCCTGTCTTCTCGATGGATGCTCCCGCCTTGGCTTCTTCTGGCGCATGGTCATTCCGCTGTCCATGCCTGGCGTGGCCACCACTGGAATCCTTACCTTCGTGGGAAGCTGGAATGCCTACATGCTGCCGCTGTTCGTGCTCAGTGATGCCAGCAAGTACACATTGCCACTTGGCGTACAGATGTTCAGCTCCGAACACTCCGTTGACACCGCACAGGTGTTGGCCTTCACCTCTCTGGCTATGATTCCGGCCCTGATCTGTTTCACCATCTTCCAGAAGAAGATCGTCGGCGGCCTGACAGGTGCGGTCAAGGGCTGA
- a CDS encoding glycoside hydrolase family 43 protein gives MKISNPVLTGFHADPSMIRVGDTYYIANSTFEWFPGVRLHESKDLVHWNILPSPLSRSSQLDMRGNPSSGGIWAPDLSYADGRFWLIYTDVKVVNGAFKDCTNYLVTAEDIHGPWSEPIRINGVGFDASLFHDDDGRKYLVQQTWDFREYHHQFDGITLTEFDVDTMKLKPETARTIWDGTSVKVTEGPHLYKKDGWYYLFAAEGGTVYEHQESVARSRTLDECSFEVMPNGPFIGNFDTPDTYLQKQGHGALVDTPSGEWYYASLCGRPWRHDTEPAHGTRGWCTLGRETSIQKVEWDEDGWPRVVGGHGGQRYVDAPKDAIETLAPTTRDEHDEFDSGELGPNWNTLRVPFTDAMGAVGGGKLALRGQGSLCNLFDLSLVARRWQAFDFDAETKVRFDPKNYMQMAGLTNYYDDLCWSWAFVTWDEKRHARVIEVAQNDFNQYTSFLKDDAIVVPEEAEAVWLRTKVRTEYYSYEYSFDGEHFTEIPVRLDAKILSDDYVNQRYGGFFTGAFVGLACVDLSGYDAQAEFDYFDYRELSDNQ, from the coding sequence ATGAAGATTTCCAACCCGGTGCTCACCGGTTTTCATGCCGATCCTTCAATGATTCGCGTCGGTGACACTTATTACATTGCCAATTCCACTTTCGAATGGTTCCCAGGCGTTCGCCTGCATGAGTCCAAGGACCTGGTGCATTGGAACATTCTTCCAAGCCCGTTGAGCCGGTCCAGCCAGCTTGATATGAGAGGAAACCCCTCTTCGGGAGGCATCTGGGCTCCTGACCTAAGCTATGCGGATGGCAGATTCTGGTTGATCTACACTGATGTCAAGGTGGTCAATGGTGCATTCAAGGATTGCACTAATTATTTGGTTACTGCCGAGGACATCCACGGGCCATGGAGCGAGCCGATTCGTATCAACGGGGTCGGTTTTGACGCCAGCCTGTTCCATGACGACGACGGCCGCAAATACTTGGTGCAGCAGACATGGGATTTCCGTGAATACCACCACCAGTTCGACGGTATCACATTGACGGAATTCGACGTCGACACCATGAAGCTCAAGCCAGAAACGGCCCGCACCATCTGGGATGGCACCTCGGTGAAGGTCACCGAAGGTCCTCACCTATACAAGAAGGATGGTTGGTACTACCTGTTTGCCGCAGAAGGTGGCACGGTGTATGAACATCAGGAATCTGTGGCGCGTTCCCGTACCCTTGACGAATGCTCCTTCGAAGTTATGCCGAATGGCCCGTTCATCGGTAACTTCGACACTCCTGACACCTATTTGCAGAAGCAGGGCCATGGAGCGTTGGTGGACACCCCGTCCGGCGAGTGGTATTACGCCTCCCTATGCGGTCGTCCGTGGCGTCATGATACTGAACCGGCCCATGGTACCCGCGGATGGTGCACACTCGGACGCGAGACCTCCATCCAGAAAGTAGAATGGGATGAGGACGGTTGGCCGCGCGTGGTTGGAGGTCACGGCGGACAGCGTTACGTTGATGCTCCGAAAGATGCTATCGAGACTTTGGCCCCAACGACGCGTGACGAACATGATGAGTTCGATTCCGGCGAGCTCGGTCCGAATTGGAACACTCTACGCGTCCCGTTCACCGACGCCATGGGCGCGGTGGGCGGTGGCAAACTGGCATTGCGTGGTCAGGGCTCGCTGTGCAACCTGTTTGACTTGTCTCTTGTGGCTCGTCGCTGGCAGGCATTTGATTTCGACGCCGAAACCAAGGTGCGTTTCGATCCGAAGAATTACATGCAGATGGCAGGCCTGACTAACTATTACGATGACCTATGCTGGTCATGGGCGTTTGTCACTTGGGATGAGAAACGACATGCAAGGGTCATCGAAGTGGCTCAGAACGATTTCAACCAATATACGTCGTTCCTCAAGGATGACGCCATCGTAGTGCCCGAAGAGGCTGAGGCGGTATGGCTGCGCACCAAGGTCCGCACGGAATACTATTCCTACGAATATTCCTTTGACGGAGAACATTTCACCGAGATTCCGGTCAGGCTCGATGCGAAGATCCTGTCCGACGATTACGTGAACCAACGTTACGGCGGCTTCTTCACCGGCGCGTTCGTGGGACTTGCCTGCGTCGATCTGTCCGGCTACGACGCGCAGGCCGAATTCGACTACTTCGACTATCGGGAGCTTTCCGATAACCAGTAG
- a CDS encoding sialate O-acetylesterase, with protein MVLQLPKLLDDGCVLQAGATIHIWGAGDPGRGVLVRLDGKDRTTRVKDDGSWSVPYGPIKAGGPYDLTVRYEDGTECISRQCYAGEVFLCSGQSNMELPMAWVRADYPLEWDREPDPLLRQYKVIPDCDFNGPRNDHDHAFWQGCDAETLGDFSALAYFFGRRIRQWLNVPVGLLNVSLGGSPIESWMDADALRVFPEALADLEPYLGDGVASKKSRDSVAERDRWYQALGYEAVADAHHEWLPLIAWDCPESKNIEPCDVAWHDIRLPGWYKDRGLAGFRGEITMRKTVFLPPSDAGKPALLRLGTMNDADHTWVNGVLVGGRSNVYEPRDYPVAAGVLRAGANEIRMRLVIERPGGRVTPGKRMTLTIGDDIFDLSGIWQYAVTAEADRDCPFEDFVRWKPTGLYNAMLAPCFPYAVRAVLWYQGESNTGDRAMQYGDELKAMIQLWRVKWHQPDMPFLIVQLPKFDIDAIEDGGWPLVREQEWNVANELENVATVVTLDAGEGNDLHPYDKKLVADRVFNAAMDLVYGRQAQPQPAVETIEVCGDLLRMHCVWRSRSDERIRSEGRRLMTLDGDAPREIEFLWRDCATSARAEAWLDGCDIVARMTARRPDEVRYAWSNNPESGLICDGDGMLIPPFRLTLPTDDDKGIHA; from the coding sequence ATGGTTTTGCAATTGCCGAAACTGCTTGACGACGGTTGCGTGCTGCAGGCCGGTGCGACCATACATATTTGGGGCGCCGGCGACCCTGGACGCGGCGTGCTGGTACGCCTCGATGGCAAGGACCGGACTACGCGGGTGAAGGACGACGGCTCATGGAGCGTGCCGTACGGTCCGATCAAAGCAGGCGGACCGTACGATTTGACGGTGCGTTATGAGGACGGAACCGAATGCATCTCGCGCCAATGCTATGCGGGAGAAGTGTTCCTGTGTTCGGGACAGTCGAACATGGAACTGCCCATGGCTTGGGTGCGTGCGGACTATCCGCTGGAGTGGGATCGTGAGCCTGACCCATTGCTGCGGCAATACAAAGTGATTCCCGATTGTGACTTCAACGGTCCCCGCAACGATCATGATCATGCATTCTGGCAGGGATGCGATGCGGAAACCCTTGGAGATTTCTCCGCGCTCGCCTATTTCTTCGGACGCAGAATCCGTCAGTGGCTGAATGTGCCCGTCGGCCTGTTGAACGTTTCATTGGGCGGATCGCCGATTGAATCCTGGATGGATGCCGACGCATTGCGGGTGTTCCCCGAAGCGCTCGCTGACCTTGAGCCGTATCTTGGCGATGGCGTGGCGTCGAAGAAAAGCCGCGATTCCGTTGCCGAGCGGGACCGGTGGTACCAGGCGCTTGGATACGAGGCTGTGGCCGATGCCCACCATGAATGGCTGCCATTGATCGCGTGGGACTGTCCGGAATCCAAGAACATCGAGCCGTGCGACGTGGCATGGCATGACATACGCCTGCCGGGATGGTACAAGGATCGCGGACTTGCCGGTTTCCGCGGCGAGATTACCATGAGAAAAACCGTGTTCCTGCCTCCGTCGGATGCGGGGAAGCCCGCCCTACTGCGTCTGGGCACCATGAATGATGCCGACCATACGTGGGTCAATGGTGTGTTGGTCGGTGGGCGAAGCAATGTGTATGAGCCGCGGGACTATCCGGTCGCAGCCGGCGTGTTGCGCGCCGGCGCGAACGAAATCCGCATGCGGCTGGTCATTGAACGGCCCGGCGGCCGTGTGACGCCCGGCAAACGGATGACACTGACCATCGGAGACGATATCTTCGACCTGTCCGGCATTTGGCAGTATGCCGTGACCGCCGAAGCTGACCGCGATTGCCCATTCGAGGATTTCGTCAGATGGAAGCCGACCGGCCTGTACAATGCCATGCTCGCCCCGTGTTTTCCATATGCGGTGCGGGCTGTGCTGTGGTATCAGGGCGAATCGAATACCGGCGATCGCGCCATGCAATATGGTGACGAGCTGAAGGCCATGATTCAATTGTGGCGCGTCAAATGGCATCAGCCGGATATGCCGTTTCTGATCGTCCAGCTTCCAAAATTCGACATCGACGCCATTGAGGATGGAGGCTGGCCACTCGTCCGCGAACAGGAGTGGAACGTCGCAAACGAACTTGAAAACGTTGCGACGGTGGTGACGCTTGACGCCGGCGAGGGCAACGATCTGCATCCGTATGACAAGAAGCTCGTCGCGGATCGCGTGTTCAATGCCGCGATGGATTTGGTATACGGTCGCCAGGCTCAGCCTCAACCGGCCGTGGAAACCATCGAGGTCTGCGGAGATTTGTTGCGGATGCACTGTGTGTGGCGGAGTCGCTCGGACGAGCGGATCCGATCGGAGGGCCGCCGGCTGATGACGTTGGACGGTGACGCTCCTCGGGAAATCGAATTTCTATGGCGCGACTGCGCCACATCCGCGCGGGCCGAGGCATGGCTGGACGGCTGTGATATCGTGGCGCGCATGACGGCGCGCAGGCCAGATGAGGTGCGGTACGCGTGGAGCAATAATCCGGAATCCGGACTCATCTGCGACGGCGACGGCATGCTGATTCCGCCGTTCCGCCTGACATTGCCCACGGACGATGATAAGGGGATTCATGCGTAG
- a CDS encoding sugar O-acetyltransferase, with product MTKETETLIASDEDLTRLFAGKPTQYRKSKSLPKFTGEAMRTCATINRIFFDDPDEAYRLFHELVPDAGEGVQFTPPFNVDYGIGLTIGRGTFLNKDFMVCGGGYVTLGEDCLIGPRCTIATPNHALDAATRLAGWEHASPVTIGDNVWFGANVTVTPGVTIGSNSIIGAGSVVTRDIPANSIAVGNPAHVIREIPERDPAFADVEGII from the coding sequence ATGACGAAGGAGACGGAGACGCTGATCGCGTCCGACGAGGATCTGACTAGGCTGTTCGCCGGTAAGCCGACGCAATACCGCAAATCGAAGTCGCTGCCGAAGTTTACTGGCGAGGCCATGCGTACCTGCGCCACGATCAACCGCATCTTCTTCGATGATCCTGACGAGGCCTACCGACTGTTCCACGAGCTCGTTCCCGACGCGGGGGAGGGCGTACAATTCACGCCGCCGTTCAATGTGGATTATGGCATCGGCCTGACCATTGGCCGCGGCACGTTCTTGAACAAGGATTTTATGGTGTGCGGCGGCGGATATGTAACGCTTGGCGAGGATTGCCTGATCGGGCCGCGTTGTACCATTGCCACGCCGAATCATGCCTTGGATGCGGCAACGCGACTGGCTGGCTGGGAACATGCTTCGCCGGTGACGATTGGTGACAACGTGTGGTTTGGTGCGAACGTTACGGTCACGCCTGGCGTCACGATTGGCTCGAATTCCATTATCGGCGCGGGTTCTGTGGTTACACGAGACATTCCCGCCAATTCGATCGCAGTCGGCAATCCGGCGCATGTAATCCGCGAGATTCCCGAACGCGATCCCGCCTTCGCCGATGTCGAGGGCATCATCTGA
- a CDS encoding CHAP domain-containing protein, protein MNHMGVFASNILKYVSCAVSVGMMMVCAVLPFEAHADTYSDLVAAQNSHASSVQREQMLREQLKGVQSDLLEQVVELDKLTNTQIPVAQEKADVANDAAAQAQSEADAAADRLDAARKDEQDLKEKIAQTGADYDDSHAAVASMARESLHGSNAADTMAVATGAKSTKEFVSAMQTRDALARTEANAAAADANDLNVSMNRGERLKAIEQRIAKLKSDADTKAAAALSAASEAQDVRDSLDALRVQGENRRAELEGKQDQLQSDAAKQAVQTVLLQSKIDDANRQYAQQQADAAGSANPGQSAPQPAKPGNSASSGNMTPQQPSNPVQPSQPSPPSVPSTTGQGTHNGDYGNMYPAGQCTWYAYNRRAEMGIGTPSYLHNGGEWYLTAPAYGLRVDHSPQVGAAISFLPGQDGADGSYGHVAVVEAVYGDGTFLISEMNWGGPFLMHSRVLVNRGQYWFVH, encoded by the coding sequence TTGAATCATATGGGAGTTTTCGCTTCAAATATATTGAAATACGTATCGTGCGCAGTGTCGGTTGGGATGATGATGGTCTGCGCGGTTTTGCCGTTCGAGGCTCACGCGGATACCTATTCGGATTTGGTTGCGGCGCAGAATTCCCATGCCAGTAGTGTGCAGCGGGAGCAGATGCTTCGTGAGCAGTTGAAAGGTGTCCAGTCCGATCTGCTCGAACAGGTCGTCGAGCTCGACAAACTGACGAATACTCAGATTCCGGTAGCTCAAGAGAAGGCTGATGTAGCTAATGATGCTGCGGCTCAGGCTCAAAGCGAAGCTGATGCCGCTGCGGACAGGCTTGATGCTGCGCGTAAGGATGAGCAGGATCTCAAAGAGAAAATAGCTCAAACTGGCGCGGATTATGACGATTCACATGCTGCCGTGGCATCAATGGCGCGTGAATCGTTGCATGGCTCGAATGCCGCGGACACGATGGCTGTTGCTACGGGTGCAAAAAGCACGAAGGAATTCGTGTCCGCCATGCAGACACGAGACGCTTTGGCGCGAACCGAGGCGAATGCTGCCGCTGCGGATGCTAATGATCTGAATGTGTCCATGAATCGTGGCGAGCGTCTGAAGGCCATCGAACAACGCATCGCCAAACTCAAGTCTGATGCCGATACTAAAGCTGCAGCTGCGTTGTCTGCCGCGTCGGAAGCGCAGGATGTTAGAGATTCCTTGGATGCATTGCGTGTGCAAGGCGAGAATCGTCGTGCGGAATTGGAAGGCAAACAGGATCAGCTGCAATCCGATGCGGCGAAACAGGCCGTGCAAACGGTGCTTCTTCAATCAAAAATCGATGATGCCAACAGACAGTACGCACAGCAACAGGCAGATGCGGCTGGCAGCGCCAATCCCGGTCAGTCCGCTCCGCAGCCTGCAAAACCGGGCAATTCTGCTTCCTCGGGAAATATGACTCCGCAGCAGCCTTCGAATCCAGTTCAGCCGTCCCAGCCGTCCCCGCCAAGTGTGCCGTCCACTACTGGTCAGGGCACACATAACGGAGACTACGGAAACATGTATCCGGCCGGACAATGCACATGGTATGCGTACAATCGTCGTGCGGAAATGGGCATCGGCACGCCGTCTTATTTGCATAACGGAGGGGAATGGTATCTGACTGCGCCGGCATATGGTTTGAGAGTCGATCATAGCCCTCAGGTCGGAGCGGCGATCTCTTTCCTCCCCGGGCAAGACGGTGCCGATGGCTCATATGGTCATGTCGCCGTCGTCGAAGCAGTGTATGGAGACGGCACGTTCCTGATTTCGGAAATGAATTGGGGAGGTCCGTTTCTGATGCACTCGAGAGTGTTGGTGAATAGGGGCCAGTACTGGTTTGTGCACTGA
- a CDS encoding xylulokinase — MTRTLVAGVDTSTQSCKVRVTDAETGEMVRFGQAKHPNGTSIDPKFWWDAFLEAAQQAGGLDDVEALAVGGQQHGMVILDQQGNVIRDAMLWNDISSAPQAAALIEKMGEAPAEEGEPEDVIARGKQRWVKAVGSSPVASFTLTKVAWVAENEPENAKKIAAICLPHDWLSWRIAGYGPVAEGEDAHLEALFTDRSDASGTIYYDAASNEYRRDLIAMVLEPAEGTEAAREHANAIMLPTVLGPHDAAAVKASPEIAGKNVEGGCIIAPGGGDNAMASLGLGMSVGDVSVSLGTSGVAAAISENPTYDLTGAVSGFADCTGHYLPLACTINGSRILDAGRAALGVDYDELASLAFASEPGAGGITLVPYFDGERTPNRPDATATLSGMTLANTTRENMARAFVEGLLCSQRDCLELIRSLGAEISRILLIGGGAKSKAIRTLAPSVFGMDVTRPTTDEYVAIGAARQAAWVLSGETEPPAWPLTIDGVETGEPTEAVYEAYVKARG; from the coding sequence ATGACTCGAACTCTCGTGGCCGGCGTCGACACCTCGACCCAGTCCTGCAAAGTGCGCGTGACCGACGCCGAAACCGGTGAAATGGTGCGCTTTGGCCAGGCCAAACACCCCAATGGCACGTCTATCGACCCGAAATTCTGGTGGGACGCGTTCCTCGAGGCAGCCCAGCAGGCCGGCGGACTTGACGACGTTGAAGCACTGGCCGTTGGCGGTCAGCAGCACGGCATGGTGATTCTCGACCAGCAAGGCAACGTGATTCGCGACGCCATGCTGTGGAACGATATAAGCTCGGCGCCGCAGGCCGCGGCCCTCATCGAAAAGATGGGCGAGGCTCCCGCCGAAGAAGGCGAACCGGAAGATGTGATTGCACGCGGCAAGCAGCGTTGGGTCAAGGCCGTTGGCTCCTCTCCCGTTGCTTCCTTCACGCTGACCAAGGTGGCGTGGGTGGCTGAAAACGAACCGGAAAACGCTAAGAAGATCGCCGCGATCTGCCTGCCGCACGATTGGCTGAGCTGGCGTATCGCCGGCTACGGCCCGGTCGCGGAAGGCGAGGACGCACACTTGGAAGCGCTGTTCACCGACCGTTCCGACGCTTCCGGCACCATCTATTACGATGCCGCTTCCAACGAATACCGCCGCGATCTGATCGCCATGGTGCTTGAGCCAGCGGAAGGTACCGAAGCGGCACGCGAGCACGCCAACGCAATCATGCTGCCGACCGTGCTTGGACCGCACGATGCCGCCGCAGTCAAGGCAAGCCCGGAAATCGCCGGCAAGAACGTTGAGGGTGGTTGCATCATCGCACCGGGCGGCGGCGACAACGCCATGGCGTCCCTCGGACTTGGCATGAGCGTGGGTGACGTTTCCGTTTCATTGGGCACTTCCGGCGTGGCAGCGGCCATTTCCGAAAATCCGACCTACGATCTGACCGGTGCCGTTTCCGGCTTCGCCGACTGCACCGGCCACTACCTGCCACTGGCCTGCACCATCAACGGATCGCGCATTCTTGACGCCGGCCGTGCAGCCCTCGGCGTCGACTACGACGAACTCGCATCCCTGGCATTCGCTTCCGAACCGGGCGCCGGCGGTATTACGCTGGTGCCGTATTTCGACGGCGAACGCACGCCGAACCGCCCGGACGCGACCGCAACCCTTTCCGGCATGACGCTGGCCAACACCACACGCGAGAACATGGCCCGCGCGTTCGTCGAAGGCTTGCTGTGCTCCCAGCGCGACTGCCTAGAGCTTATCCGTTCGCTTGGCGCTGAGATTTCCCGCATTCTACTTATCGGCGGCGGCGCGAAGTCCAAGGCAATCCGCACGCTCGCGCCGAGCGTTTTCGGCATGGACGTAACCCGCCCGACCACCGACGAGTATGTTGCCATCGGCGCCGCCCGTCAGGCCGCTTGGGTGCTGTCCGGCGAAACGGAACCGCCCGCATGGCCGCTCACCATCGACGGCGTAGAAACCGGCGAGCCGACCGAAGCCGTGTACGAGGCCTACGTAAAAGCACGCGGCTGA
- a CDS encoding ROK family protein, producing MASLRSINQDDLRNHNLSVVLDSLLRATEPMSRADLAKKTGLTKAAMSVLVSLMLENEILVEGAPSGQSLYGRPSIPLEIKSGRLCGMGLQANTDGYGVVVLDLDGSVVGEQWVDADMANADEQEIFARLDELALRQEDALARKGYVLAGTGLALPGLVTDDQRLLSARNLGWERLDLKQFNVVKRLDPVACNEANAAALAQIPGYATQREGSGQIKPTDSFIYMSTDVGIGGAVIREGRVMSGDHGFGGELGHVSVDMRGPICRCGRRGCLEVYAGRRSMVSAAGIASSDAAATCSAIDELIDRWHQRDVQTVAVVEKALEAISSVIASTINVCDVDVVMLGGLWARFEPELICRIERMVRPQVLAYPEVEASVLVADVIERPALMGAAEIGLRRFIDNPLRFMGQN from the coding sequence ATGGCTTCACTGCGGAGTATCAATCAAGACGATTTACGAAACCATAATCTTTCCGTTGTGCTCGATTCGCTATTGCGTGCCACCGAGCCGATGAGTCGCGCCGATCTCGCCAAGAAAACCGGTTTGACCAAAGCCGCCATGTCGGTGCTGGTGTCGTTGATGCTCGAAAATGAGATTCTGGTGGAAGGCGCGCCATCCGGCCAGTCGCTGTATGGGCGACCCAGCATTCCGCTTGAAATCAAGTCTGGTCGCCTGTGCGGCATGGGATTGCAGGCCAACACCGACGGCTACGGCGTGGTGGTGCTCGATCTCGACGGTTCCGTTGTGGGGGAGCAATGGGTTGACGCCGACATGGCCAATGCTGATGAACAGGAGATTTTCGCCCGTCTCGATGAACTGGCTTTGCGGCAGGAAGATGCTCTTGCGAGGAAGGGTTATGTGCTTGCCGGTACCGGTTTGGCATTGCCGGGGCTCGTCACCGATGATCAGCGATTGCTGAGCGCACGCAATCTCGGTTGGGAACGTTTGGATCTCAAACAGTTCAATGTGGTCAAACGACTTGATCCTGTTGCCTGCAATGAGGCCAATGCCGCTGCGTTGGCGCAGATTCCCGGCTATGCCACGCAGCGTGAAGGTTCGGGGCAGATCAAACCGACCGATTCGTTTATCTACATGTCGACCGATGTGGGCATCGGCGGTGCGGTGATCCGTGAGGGACGTGTGATGAGCGGCGATCACGGTTTCGGCGGCGAATTGGGTCATGTTTCCGTCGACATGCGTGGTCCCATCTGCCGTTGCGGCCGTCGCGGCTGCCTTGAAGTGTATGCGGGCAGGCGCTCCATGGTGAGTGCGGCCGGAATCGCCAGCAGCGATGCCGCCGCGACCTGCAGTGCCATCGACGAACTGATCGACCGTTGGCACCAGCGCGACGTGCAAACCGTGGCCGTTGTTGAAAAAGCGTTGGAAGCCATATCTTCCGTAATCGCATCAACCATCAATGTCTGCGACGTCGACGTGGTGATGCTCGGCGGTTTATGGGCGCGTTTCGAGCCTGAACTAATCTGCAGAATCGAACGCATGGTACGCCCGCAAGTGCTGGCATATCCGGAAGTCGAGGCGAGCGTGCTCGTGGCCGATGTCATCGAACGTCCAGCCTTGATGGGCGCGGCTGAGATTGGCTTGCGACGCTTCATCGACAACCCGTTGCGTTTCATGGGGCAAAACTAG
- the rpmE gene encoding 50S ribosomal protein L31, translating to MKQGIHPDYHAVQVTCSCGNTFVTRSTYNGDHMTVDVCSNCHPFYTGKQKILDTGGRVARFEKRYGKKAK from the coding sequence ATGAAGCAGGGTATCCATCCTGATTATCACGCAGTGCAGGTTACCTGCTCTTGCGGCAACACCTTCGTCACCCGTTCCACCTACAACGGCGATCACATGACCGTCGACGTGTGCTCCAACTGCCACCCGTTCTACACCGGCAAGCAGAAGATCCTCGACACCGGTGGCCGCGTGGCACGCTTCGAGAAGCGTTACGGCAAGAAGGCCAAGTGA